aataaaataatagtaacgtgaaaatatattatgtaataataatagtaataataataattggaccCTGTAGACTGTAGTGTAGTGAAGGTGTGTATAGGCGGTGTTCGTACAATATTTGGAAGCCTCATATAGGTACttcctatatatataagtacgataataataattatgaaatacacGAGAAGGAACGATTATTTGATCCCTCGGCCAACAAATTAATACTACGGCTTCCACCGTTTGTAATACAATTTGCATTATGCAATACAACGGGCTCGGATTTTGTGTTTTCgatacgaataaaaatatattcgtcGTGCACGTCTACACCTTTATTTCACCCGTTCAAAAAGAATAGCTCGAAcggaaatgttttatttatatctgtCGGCTAtccatcgtataatatattattttactgctcAGATAAAGTCGTTGCGGATGCAGGTAAAGCAAACGGATGTTGGTAAATCGACGAAGCATATTCCCATTCTCAGAATacgtttgtttaaaaattgagATTGACGTTTGTTTTATACACgcaacagtattataatatacctaccaaatgGACTTGGCTATCCGTTTAAGTCGATCGCAATGGTTATGTAGTTCTGCAGCACGTTCAGAAACAACGATTTTATTAACAGTCGACAGCCGTATATCTTGTATAATATCGGAAGTCGAATAACCGGAAGAATTCTTACGACTTATTTTTCAACGCATTATAAATTTCGGCAGAAAATTACCGTGGCGAAAATCGTGAATACGATGTATTGGTCTTTAGCGATTCGATTGTTCGACGAATTTAGCGTACCTATACTAtctatacctattaggtatctaATGTAAATCCAtcgaaaatcaaaacaataacaatattagtacctatcatTGGCCGAGAGAAGAATATCGTAGAACGGGGAAAAAACAGTTTGGTCGATAACggaatgattaatattataatatactatacctaaactacactttatttaaattcttactTTATAACTTCATGCAAAGTATAAGTTCGTTTGCATATCGACTGAAGTCGACACACGACAAATCttacgattaatattataatatcgttgttagatctgtattacatttaaattaatacacaataaaaatatttaaaatggacGTAGAGATACATATTAATCGGAGTGTTTTACACTCGGGAAAACGAAAAACCACATAACGCATAAACATTATATAGTTCGAAAATAGattacacaaatacacaaaCAATGAATAAATTTCGAAATTATCGagtaaaacacatttaaaatttgtatttttaataacagaATACGGATtagaataataacattaatacaataatctaCTACGTTAAACTAGTGGCTGAGAAGCGAATCGTGacactacaaattatttttttcttttgcaacagaaatagttaatagtaaaatagaaacgtatttttaagttaatggCGACGTACCTAAATatgcagttaaaaaaaaaacaccccgATAAAAGCGCCGTTCTAGAATACTCGTACTAATCAGTTCTCTCAAAATACTTACGAAGGATGTGATCATGTAGAGGATGGCCTTCATCATGCTCGACGTACCACGCATACGAGGCACAGTAGTGACTGGTGGATATGTCTAAAAGTTATGATGTAAcgaaaaattaccaaattatacacaatatttagtCCTTGATCCTTTTACCAGTTGTATATGTTGTATTGCctcattgtttaatataaaatacaatacgagtataatatattattttacggtaTAGGTACACAACTGTACAGTTGgtacaaaatatcaaatctaaatttgtatttgttcgtACACATATTCTGTCATTCTGACCTATCCAGCATCGCCCTCCAAATTTGAAGGTGTATCGCACGATATTTACAGGATGTAAGTTGTCGTAGAAGGTACAGGTGCACCGTTATACTCAGGTAGTAGGTAATGGAAAAGTCTGAGGTCCAAGATCAAACAAGCACCACACGACTTAGAGATGTCAACTGCAAATCgaatttgtaaaaacaaattgtttgtaTTGAAAAACTACTTTTTTCCGTTTCAGGACCCAGGCTTAGAAATCTCGCTCTTCGTTATCGGGGTGTGGGCGTGTTTTGGACTTACAAATTCGACACAACGATTGTAAGAGGGCGGAGAAAACGTCAGGTATGGATGTCAGTGGTGGTATATGTAACAATGACGTGTAAACGACAAGGGAGAACTTATCGCAGACGTGGATCGATAGTGTTGTACATTAAGGGTGTGGATGTGGGATGGGTTTGACTGGTGCGGGGTCAAGCTGTAATTCACGCGTAATACAGCATGACAGGGTTCTTGACGACAGGCAACTGTTGCGGTCGTTTTTTCGGCGTGGCGAACCGTGGGTTGAAGGGCCCCAGGGCTGCCTCGTTGGTGGACGAGGGTTGGCGGCTGCGCTGGTGGTTGTTGGGCTGTCGGTGGAACAGCAACCGGTTGAGCCGTGTAGGCGTGTGGTTCTGTGACTGCCGGCAACCGGTGCCGCCACCGCAATCGACGGCACCGCTGTCGCCGCAACTTCCGTCGCCCCTGCCGCATCCGAACGCCACGACGACCCCGCCGACGACGCAACCCAACGCTCCACATCCGAAcccgacgtcgtcgtcgtcgtcatcgtcgtcaaACTGATCGCCCGAGGACCAGCACCACGGACAGGCGCGTAACGTGTGCCGGTTCAGCCACCAGTACACCACAGGGTTGACGGCTGAGTGGGCGTGGCCCAGAAGCATAGCGGCCACGGTGGCCAACCGGTGGACTGCGTGCCtgttgccgccgccgccgccgccgtcgtcttCGTTACCGTTTTCGTCAACATCGCCGTCTTGTGGCGATGAAAAAAACCAATTGGTGTAGAGTAACGCGGCGGCGTATGGTAACCAACAGGCGACGAATACGCCGGCCAGTGCTACCAACACTTTGGCCAATCGTCGTCGACTTCGTGCGCTCGGCGTGGGACGCTGCttctgttgctgttgctgttgtgCTTGTAGCTGCCGCTGTTGTTCTTGTTGACTTTGCTGATGGGACGAATGTGGCTGTTGCTGTTGTATCACAACATCATTTGTCACCTGTGAACAAGCGTTTGGATTTAATAGCATGAGACACATAGTGGTAGGTTCattatactataagtatacattttcctaaccaaaaatattatgatgaaaaacTCAATAACAAACTATTATAAGTACCtctatatgtatatgataatatatacctaactgaGTGTAGGTTTAGAGAATATAGCATAgcggataatattttatttttttatttcacctgCAGGTTATTATCGCTTACAAAAAATCTGATATATGATTGATATTGAGTAactgtaggtaattaatatattttaatttgttttgatatacattttaaaagtcacatattatattatttcatagtaGATACTTTTATTCAATAGCTCTTTCCCTCTAGCTAATTTAGGCCGTATTTGTGTTCAAGGGTCTCGATAGTAGTATGAATATtggatattgaatattattatatattccattataatttatagtactattgtcattttataaaaattacccaTATAGAGAAAATCAAATACACAAATTAAatcgtattaataaatattaagttgtatacaattataaggcctattatttatataattatttagaattatacataattacttAGCATAACTATGTAGTTAActtaaatgtgaattttaaataaggtacttttaaaaaaaaaacaatattttgcacTACTTACTTATAAGcactttttttatcattttgtgaattaacattttttggGGCCCTCTTGAATATATGCATCCGGGGCCCTTTAACTACCAGGACgacacataatttttttccggGTTTAGgtcaaatagtaataatatatacctaatatgtaagctataaccata
This portion of the Acyrthosiphon pisum isolate AL4f chromosome A1, pea_aphid_22Mar2018_4r6ur, whole genome shotgun sequence genome encodes:
- the LOC100572872 gene encoding probable G-protein coupled receptor No18 isoform X2, whose translation is MEKMYFNESHLPDDGFSTIATSLMAVHVVLVAIIGTTANLCVFLALSVGHKVSNNLLLLNLCVADSMVCIISGPLTVLSWEWPMLSSYTIVNAVQYIPVAASTLSLMTQSIDRYASIKHPRHNRLHRDKHVACLVSGVAAAWTVAVVVSVPRYAWPVRRIIVDMQWTRYYEACYVAVVFAVPWAAVAFSQRAVSRTLYITSLKAAAARGQLPLPMPLMTAESKQVILVASIQKNTTVQTKVTNDVVIQQQQPHSSHQQSQQEQQRQLQAQQQQQQKQRPTPSARSRRRLAKVLVALAGVFVACWLPYAAALLYTNWFFSSPQDGDVDENGNEDDGGGGGGNRHAVHRLATVAAMLLGHAHSAVNPVVYWWLNRHTLRACPWCWSSGDQFDDDDDDDDVGFGCGALGCVVGGVVVAFGCGRGDGSCGDSGAVDCGGGTGCRQSQNHTPTRLNRLLFHRQPNNHQRSRQPSSTNEAALGPFNPRFATPKKRPQQLPVVKNPVMLYYA